In Nematostella vectensis chromosome 2, jaNemVect1.1, whole genome shotgun sequence, one genomic interval encodes:
- the LOC116604539 gene encoding uncharacterized protein LOC116604539 isoform X1, whose protein sequence is MLGIRSTDGSREQFYALFTFLWLLAALLGCVKYARSETAQCKSTQTLNHVGLRGGIAAGDYSKVGIVTSSRACAHLCCRVPGCDVAFTANNMCYTLRCYSAKLCETRPALESRFTVTVTYVRRGVGNATHTVLDMDSPRWTGDWTHNNETAQDKSKTTLKGTPQENDTHPSTTISNKSKMVGHIPQTNTGSSGVSHTGNTKFNSTRYDKTFRGIVNGTDVVSELNTATKTTNSSTSSASLRKDSGNNSTITQKRLPTLASLRKGLTITAESALLENTSNNDTSIQAKLTQKVPDSSIHGKTAHVTNTHIIPTSNTTSLPANKPHKTSNNSKTSKQETAIMTSTKMHRDSVNGTATNKNKKSSAGPGTMTSSPSRTVGSLLGLDDSNKNITKITEMVKQEKKNLSHVVTEVNSTVAKSTSASMNSSTHRHLSVSMDIVKAAGKIKNVKNGTAKSYIRDSGANGTTRTISSVVSLDGHLKIESSPMSTKGVEESTPQTIGTKSPSKSINDTSSESALLDKSFAIARNATTEKTGAKGKTFDSKENGTSLDLNLPNPAIYHGNSSRPLSAGVSRWMAIPTKEVTPDIPPIVTSEERNPDTPSVFTTKKVSPYIKSVLPTKKVTPDIQYILPTKEVTPDIPSIIPTEANPDTPSILPIEALNPDIPSVMPSNNTEDPLDNIKSAKNISTVTMTTQSSELKLSLKDGPANPGCRASGVLFNKTLIHGLKSGDFTDYGKVKDMGTCVKFCCQDDRCNMALMLGLTCYTLHCTSLLTCRVRPAHPSSLNPRITFVFRDKTLKLKPATSTLGGPKAIKGNVSTGTKTALQPKQRITSKAVSKAVAKRPVAKSIATTKPPISTVAQRARGSQCKHGSIQRDVTLAEGQKAGIFRLRPKAKDMDTCLNLCCKDIKCNIAFMIDKSCYSVQCHSKEDCKITKARFKRARSLMAVVRTRMVPSTDKRMNIPQVEQKCTITLNITSEVFTKPLGDFESLEFLNMAERVQTAVSMVLGIYKHFKESEVVAFRPSPLIAKVALTLWKAAPIKKIVSTLVAKVTAGKMTSIVEGTPLTYLLSTEGFTFVTSKGVDLVCRPEHDYDTSWNLTVFNEQAKSSCPRKAKGHASRGCHGSETRNATWGNPNFAGCTSPQYLSLLEKAKAFASGARSKASLKELHASIGITPSEILIKMQTMTFVDTYRALLDLSRNHSKNSTVSKNSTRARKLHDQIDTDVPITPIERLSSTRLLQHNGTNTSVDSGARKAGVAKVFKKAPLNTVLNSKTSSRTMIPRPDEKLSKASQKQSAVMESVSAKSKLPQSGSNLKARLKQNTLSKLDINKIIPVAVNRPAAKTLISKTKAQPYQSNKPARVMANQRQSSVPRPAPVSYAGRLPLVNTQTPYYNWRAAQQRNRLAQKAAQQPKLSNVAYGYNNRWKNSGTLQRNQAMWQRNKLPVRKAFWNANQYVTNSWKSDNLAQPSVYQNWPGIQRSSSYGGVPGYQNARYVNTNGGPYLGLRTMYDIGKRRKRETKIHNIKWKNDNVKSTKRYRSRKKRQGGNMVWYNNYNSYQNKLPPVSNSEIYRPNQNVRYADPIVTNIRQSYSNNAPDVQSPGSSYPGMYGLQYARPTQGYQNTGTPPTLNTPTVPTRLVSQASPATGATPLYPGLQTETEVLPTHAHLGMPSLIGQPAMTTTGPPGTPKEQTNTPSGQQNAIGIGLKDRIDSLLAPGTLEQPAPDILNSPEGAYSTEQPALDKTGSLPVSETMEQPAPTVKGLDSLNSLVPQLGTTIATVGLTTPAAKPSSVKPTSNPATVLSDGTTENPETTEASKTTTEAPATTTATTTATTTRGSATVSNALSQLSKTLSAMNPTNETSEGKIEDKISPSNTPTSTLHRTSVTDLLGDDMPQAHRAPMFGGDLVLALDIMRYLAEYNKLVKPQPPETVDTLKQFLQVGSHILDKRNKNEWRYITKASRSSVSALDVAQTMQSYGVSATNKLHTDDMRKPILTTNIMLNLQSVQPTSLDPTQDIVFPNYSNPSIANWTSAGNSFIVAPSAIMKASKGGQPVQLVSCQVRKIADLLPSTMVTITSGNASRLNSDALSVSTSPSLGTVIQPPVKIVLAHLNNDLGKYEQKCVFWSESGRWSRRGCSIVESNLTHTTCTCSHMSTFALIADTSKIKSLLVQKDLPVARPPLVPPQTDDGNIILYVLLSLLALLVLVFVILAAVFFSWRRRKRQKEGKSEGKKGKEASKERSKQKQNASSDSTLSSSREESFHSTGSTEFDEMLASRRRNVHPDERRKPSEGSPRWQRMRKNAENSDDLLIKEKSLLLSDYHQPYHFLSKEANKGDKNKGNKGTSGNIEDPTTTSRQPDHAQR, encoded by the exons ATGCTTGGAATAAGGAGCACGGATGGTAGCAGGGAGCAGTTCTATGCCCTTTTCACCTTTCTGTGGCTCTTGGCTGCGCTGCTAG GATGCGTGAAATACGCACGAAGTGAGACTGCGCAGTGTAAGTCCACTCAGACACTAAACCATGTGGGTCTGAGAGGTGGCATAGCTGCTGGAGACTATAGTAAGGTTGGCATAGTAACCAGCTCCCGCGCATGCGCACACCTGTGTTGCCGAGTTCCCGGATGTGATGTGGCGTTTACAGCAAACAACATGTGTTACACGCTCAGATGTTACAGCGCCAAGCTTTGCGAAACACGACCCGCTCTTGAGTCTCGTTTTACCGTTACCGTCACATATGTGCGGCGAGGAGTTGGAAACGCAACGCACACTGTACTTGATATGGATTCACCGAGATGGACTGGAGATTGGACACACAACAACGAAACAGCACAAGATAAGAGCAAGACAACCCTTAAGGGTACTCCCCAGGAAAACGATACACATCCATCAACTACTATATCTAATAAGAGCAAAATGGTTGGACACATCCCGCAAACAAACACTGGAAGTAGTGGTGTTTCGCATACGGGAAACACTAAATTTAATTCTACCAGATATGATAAAACATTTAGAGGAATTGTAAATGGGACTGACGTTGTGAGCGAACTCAATACAgcgacaaaaacaacaaatagcAGTACATCAAGTGCATCTCTCAGGAAGGACAGCGGAAACAACAGCACAATAACACAAAAGAGGCTCCCTACGCTCGCGAGTCTCAGAAAAGGACTAACAATCACAGCTGAGAGCGCTCTACTAGAGAACACATCTAATAATGACACTTCAATACAAGCAAAACTGACTCAGAAGGTACCCGACAGCTCAATCCATGGAAAAACTGCACATGTTACTAACACTCACATAATACCTACCAGTAACACGACCTCTCTACCAGCAAACAAGCCTCATAAAACCTCTAATAATTCTAAGACTTCAAAACAAGAAACAGCCATTATGACAAGTACTAAAATGCATCGAGACAGTGTGAACGGCACAgctacaaacaaaaacaaaaaatcaagTGCTGGACCAGGGACAATGACATCCAGTCCGTCCCGGACAGTAGGGTCTCTACTCGGGCTAGATGACtccaataaaaatataacaaagaTAACCGAAATGGTCAAACAGGAGAAGAAGAATCTAAGTCACGTTGTTACTGAGGTAAATAGCACAGTTGCGAAATCAACATCAGCTTCTATGAATTCTTCTACACACCGACATTTATCTGTTTCTATGGACATTGTTAAAGCTGCGGGTAAGattaaaaatgttaaaaatggAACAGCCAAAAGTTATATTAGGGATAGCGGAGCAAATGGTACTACTAGAACAATTTCGTCAGTTGTTAGTTTAGATGGGCACCTTAAAATCGAATCATCGCCGATGTCTACAAAAGGCGTTGAAGAATCTACACCTCAAACCATCGGCACAAAATCCCCATCCAAATCTATAAACGATACATCATCTGAAAGTGCGCTACTCGATAAAAGCTTTGCGATTGCTAGAAATGCTACAACCGAAAAAACAGGTGCAAAAGGAAAAACTTTCGACAGTAAAGAAAACGGAACGTCACTGGATTTGAACCTACCAAACCCAGCAATATATCATGGCAATTCATCACGACCCTTAAGCGCGGGCGTTAGTAGATGGATGGCAATACCCACCAAAGAAGTAACGCCAGATATACCACCTATTGTGACGTCTGAGGAGAGAAACCCAGACACACCATCAGTATTCACCACCAAGAAAGTATCGCCATACATAAAATCTGTTTTACCTACCAAGAAAGTAACACCAGATATACAATATATTTTACCCACAAAAGAAGTAACGCCCGATATACCATCTATCATACCTACCGAGGCAAACCCCGACACACCATCTATTTTACCTATCGAGGCACTAAACCCCGATATACCATCAGTTATGCCTTCAAACAATACCGAGGATCCGCTAGACAATATAAAAAGCGCAAAGAATATCAGTACCGTTACTATGACAACGCAGTCATCAGAGCTGAAGCTCAGTCTCAAGGATGGACCTGCTAACCCCGGATGCAGGGCAAGCGGCGTCCTCTTCAACAAGACCCTGATCCATGGCTTGAAGTCCGGAGACTTCACTGATTATGGGAAGGTGAAGGACATGGGTACGTGTGTCAAGTTCTGCTGTCAGGACGATAGGTGTAATATGGCACTCATGTTGGGCTTGACATGTTATACGCTACACTGTACAAGCCTTTTGACATGCCGAGTCAGGCCCGCCCACCCTTCATCTCTCAACCCAAGAATTACATTCGTGTTTAGGGATAAAACACTAAAACTAAAGCCGGCGACAAGCACGCTTGGCGGACCAAAAGCGATCAAGGGAAATGTCAGCACTGGAACAAAAACAGCTCTTCAGCCAAAACAAAGAATCACATCCAAGGCCGTTTCTAAGGCCGTAGCTAAGAGACCTGTGGCTAAGAGTATAGCTACTACTAAACCACCTATTTCTACTGTTGCTCAGAGGGCCAGGGGCTCGCAATGCAAACACGGATCGATCCAACGTGATGTTACCCTTGCAGAGGGCCAGAAAGCAGGGATTTTCAGGCTTCGTCCGAAAGCTAAAGATATGGACACATGTCTGAACCTATGCTGTAAGGATATCAAGTGTAACATAGCCTTTATGATCGATAAGTCATGTTATTCGGTGCAGTGCCACAGTAAAGAGGATTGTAAGATCACTAAGGCTAGATTCAAACGGGCGAGATCCTTGATGGCGGTGGTACGGACGAGAATGGTACCAAGTACAGACA AAAGAATGAACATCCCTCAAGTGG AACAAAAGTGCACAATAACGCTTAACATAACTAGCGAAGTGTTCACAAAACCGCTAGGGGACTTCGAGTCCTTGGAGTTCTTGAATATGGCGGAAAGGGTACAGACTGCG GTGTCGATGGTGCTTGGAATTTACAAGCATTTCAAGGAATCCGAGGTGGTGGCATTCCG CCCCAGTCCATTGATAGCCAAAGTGGCTTTGACACTGTGGAAAGCCGCGCCCATCAAAAAGATTGTGTCGACCTTGGTTGCCAAAGTAACAGCAGGAAAAATGACGTCAATCGTCGAGGGAACCCCGTTAACATATCTTTTGAGCACCGAGGGTTTCACGTTCGTCACATCAAAAG GTGTAGACCTTGTGTGCAGACCAGAGCATGATTATGATACCAGCTGGAATCTCACGGTCTTCAACGAACAGGCCAAGAGTTCTTGCCCTAGGAAAGCTAAAG GACACGCCAGCAGGGGCTGTCATGGCAGTGAGACTCGCAATGCCACATGGGGGAATCCAAACTTTGCCGGCTGCACTTCACCACAGTACTTAAGTCTACTCGAAAAG GCAAAAGCGTTTGCATCAGGAGCAAGATCGAAAGCAAGTCTCAAGGAATTGCACGCAAGTATTGGTATCACGCCAAGTGAAATACTCATCAAGATGCAAACGATGACCTTCGTTGATACTTACCGTGCATTGCTAGACCTTTCCAGGAATCATTCCAAGAACAGCACAGTCTCTAAGAACAGTACTAGGGCTCGGAAGCTACACGACCAGATTGACACCGATGTCCCTATAACACCAATCGAAAGACTCTCGAGCACACGTTTACTTCAACACAATGGCACGAACACTAGCGTAGACAGTGGAGCAAGAAAAGCAGGTGTTGCTAAAGTCTTCAAAAAAGCCCCGCTCAATACAGTCTTGAATTCGAAAACGTCTTCGAGAACAATGATTCCTAGACCGGACGAAAAGTTGTCAAAAGCAAGTCAGAAACAATCAGCAGTCATGGAAAGTGTGTCGGCGAAATCAAAGCTACCACAATCTGGTTCAAACCTGAAAGCAAGGCTGAAACAAAATACGCTGTCGAAATTGGACATAAACAAAATTATACCAGTTGCAGTGAACCGTCCTGCTGCGAAAACGCTAATATCAAAGACTAAGGCACAACCATACCAGTCAAACAAACCAGCTCGAGTCATGGCTAATCAGAGGCAAAGTTCTGTCCCGAGGCCGGCACCAGTCTCTTATGCCGGACGATTGCCATTGGTGAACACTCAAACGCCATACTACAATTGGCGGGCAGCACAGCAAAGGAATCGCCTGGCACAAAAAGCTGCCCAACAGCCAAAGTTAAGCAACGTGGCTTACGGCTATAACAACAGGTGGAAAAACTCAGGTACTTTACAAAGAAATCAGGCAATGTGGCAGCGTAATAAGTTACCAGTGAGAAAGGCTTTCTGGAATGCTAACCAGTATGTCACGAATTCCTGGAAAAGTGATAATCTTGCTCAGCCCTCAGTTTATCAAAATTGGCCAGGTATCCAGCGGTCGTCTTCGTATGGAGGTGTACCAGGGTATCAGAATGCAAGATACGTAAACACGAATGGGGGCCCTTATCTCGGGCTGAGGACAATGTATGACATTGGCAAGCGAAGGAAAAGAGAAACCAAGATCCATAACATCAAATGGAAAAATGATAATGTAAAAAGCACAAAACGGTATCGTTCCAGGAAAAAGAGGCAAGGAGGAAATATGGTCTGGTACAATAACTATAACAGCTATCAAAATAAACTCCCACCAGTTTCTAACTCTGAGATCTACCGCCCTAATCAAAATGTAAGGTATGCAGATCCTATTGTTACCAACATACGCCAATCCTATAGCAACAATGCCCCGGATGTGCAGTCGCCAGGGTCCTCATACCCCGGAATGTATGGTCTCCAGTACGCGAGACCAACACAGGGATACCAGAACACTGGGACACCTCCGACACTGAACACGCCCACTGTACCAACACGACTAGTGTCCCAGGCAAGTCCAGCTACTGGAGCTACACCTCTGTACCCAGGTCTACAAACGGAGACCGAAGTTCTTCCGACGCATGCACACCTCGGCATGCCTTCTTTAATCGGGCAACCTGCTATGACAACTACTGGACCGCCTGGCACACCCAAAGAGCAAACTAATACACCTTCAGGGCAGCAGAATGCAATCGGGATAGGTCTGAAGGACAGAATTGATAGTCTTTTGGCGCCTGGGACCTTAGAGCAGCCAGCTCCTGATATATTGAATAGTCCAGAAGGAGCTTATAGCACGGAGCAGCCAGCTCTTGATAAAACTGGCAGCCTACCAGTTTCTGAAACAATGGAACAGCCAGCTCCTACTGTAAAGGGACTAGATAGCTTGAACAGTTTAGTGCCGCAGCTTGGGACTACAATAGCGACGGTTGGTTTAACAACCCCAGCTGCTAAGCCTTCAAGTGTAAAACCAACAAGTAATCCTGCAACTGTGCTGAGTGATGGCACGACAGAAAACCCCGAAACGACGGAAGCTTCGAAAACAACGACAGAAGCACCAGCAACGACAACAGCAACGACAACAGCAACGACAACACGAGGCTCAGCTACAGTTTCTAATGCCCTTTCACAGCTCAGTAAAACGTTATCCGCGATGAACCCTACAAACGAAACATCAGAGGGAAAGATTGAAGACAAAATCTCACCTTCAAATACTCCCACAAGTACTCTCCATCGCACAAGCGTGACCGACTTATTGGGAGACGACATGCCACAGGCGCACAGGGCGCCTATGTTCGGAGGGGATCTAGTACTTGCCTTAGATATCATGCGATACTTGGCAGAGTACAACAAACTGGTGAAGCCACAGCCACCGGAAACAGTCGACACTCTCAAG CAATTCCTTCAAGTTGGAAGCCACATCCTCGACAAAAGGAACAAAAACGAGTGGAGATATATCACTAAG GCGTCACGTTCTTCGGTGTCAGCGCTTGATGTTGCACAAACAATGCAGAGCTATGGGGTGTCAGCCACGAACAAGCTTCACACAGATGACATGAGAAAACCGATTCTCACAACAAACATAA TGCTTAATCTCCAATCGGTTCAACCAACAAGCCTCGATCCTACCCAAGACATTGTATTTCCAAATTACTCCAATCCAAGCATAGCAAACTGGACAAGCGCGGGAAATTCCTTTATTGTGGCTCCGAGCGCTATTATGAAGGCATCAAAAG GTGGACAACCCGTTCAACTTGTCAGCTGTCAAGTGCGCAAAATAGCGGATCTGTTACCAAGTACCATGGTTACCATCACCAG CGGTAATGCCAGCAGGCTCAACAGCGACGCGCTGTCAGTAAGCACCTCCCCTTCACTCGGAACTGTCATTCAACCGCCAGTCAAGATAGTGCTCGCCCATCTTAAC AATGATCTAGGCAAATATGAACAGAAATGCGTGTTTTG GTCTGAGTCAGGACGTTGGTCTAGACGAGGTTGCTCCATAGTCGAATCTAACTTGACCCACACAACATGTACGTGTTCGCACATGAGCACCTTCGCACTGATCGCCGACACATCCAAGATCAAG TCTCTTTTGGTGCAGAAAGACCTACCTGTGGCCCGCCCCCCGCTTGTCCCTCCCCAAACAGACGATGGCAACATTATCCTCTACGTTCTACTATCTCTCCTGGCGCTTCTTGTTCTCGTGTTTGTCATCTTGGCCGCTGTATTCTTTTCCTGGAG GAGACGGAAAAGGCAAAAGGAGGGGAAAAGCGAAggcaaaaaag GGAAAGAAGCGAGTAAAGAACGCAGCAAACAG AAGCAAAACGCATCATCCGACAGCACACTTTCATCAAGCAGAGAAGAGTCTTTTCATAGCACGGGGTCCACAGAGTTTGAC GAAATGCTTGCATCTAGAAGGCGCAATGTCCACCCAGATGAACGAAGGAAG CCCTCAGAAGGATCACCGCGCTGGCAACGCATGCGCAAGAATGCTGAGAATTCCGACGACTTATTGATCAAGGAGAAGTCACTCCTCCTCTCCGACTATCACCAACCGTATCACTTCCTCAGTAAAGAAGCGAACAAAGGTGATAAAAACAAAGGAAACAAAGGGACCAGTGGCAATATCGAGGACCCTACGACAACATCACGACAACCCGATCATGCTCAGCGATAG